The following coding sequences are from one Culex quinquefasciatus strain JHB chromosome 1, VPISU_Cqui_1.0_pri_paternal, whole genome shotgun sequence window:
- the LOC6042690 gene encoding EP300-interacting inhibitor of differentiation 3 produces the protein MDRKEIALKIERLVRKQKYKQLLEQGAELSLRAETADPVETFEAVTKIMEQSNALQNQGRCKDRAENATEVLMDAQVLKMSHDVVHAAMQRMGNSEFADDELVGVILTTFDSDEGVQDWDKITREAASVFRMTKHSQSLYGAFDAEATPVQKVARQRAQRQRVDYGQAKKPETVDKLQKKEKTAQKLNVIFAQINELFEKRRGAPIPYFELICDPEDFMNTVDNAFQISFLIRDGRVALVVDENHDPLIRPTTQREADQGKQKSDTTQAILGLNPRKWREIVERYQVDEPMLVLDRAEHSILSQSQRN, from the coding sequence ATGGACCGCAAGGAAATCGCCCTGAAGATCGAGCGGCTGGTCCGCAAACAAAAGTACAAACAGCTGCTGGAGCAGGGCGCCGAGCTGAGCCTCCGGGCGGAAACGGCCGACCCGGTGGAGACGTTCGAGGCCGTCACGAAGATCATGGAACAATCGAACGCGCTGCAGAACCAGGGTCGCTGCAAGGACCGGGCGGAGAATGCGACGGAGGTGCTGATGGACGCCCAGGTCCTGAAGATGAGCCATGACGTCGTTCACGCCGCGATGCAAAGGATGGGAAATTCGGAGTTTGCGGACGACGAGCTGGTCGGGGTCATTCTCACCACGTTCGACAGCGACGAGGGCGTCCAGGACTGGGACAAGATAACGCGGGAGGCCGCCTCCGTCTTTCGCATGACCAAGCACAGCCAGTCGCTGTACGGGGCGTTCGACGCGGAAGCGACTCCGGTGCAGAAGGTGGCCCGCCAGCGTGCCCAGCGCCAACGGGTGGACTACGGCCAGGCCAAGAAGCCCGAGACGGTGGACAAGCTGCAGAAGAAGGAAAAGACGGCGCAAAAGTTGAACGTCATTTTCGCGCAAATCAACGAACTGTTCGAGAAGCGACGGGGCGCGCCGATTCCGTACTTTGAGCTGATTTGCGACCCGGAGGACTTTATGAACACGGTGGACAACGCGTTCCAGATTTCCTTTTTGATCCGGGACGGACGGGTTGCGCTCGTGGTGGACGAGAACCACGATCCGTTGATTCGACCGACGACCCAGAGGGAAGCGGACCAGGGGAAGCAGAAAAGCGACACAACGCAGGCCATTCTGGGACTGAATCCGAGAAAGTGGCGCGAAATCGTCGAACGGTACCAGGTGGACGAACCGATGCTGGTTTTGGATCGCGCTGAACACAGTATTCTCAGTCAGTCGCAGCGCAATTAG